In one Candidatus Omnitrophota bacterium genomic region, the following are encoded:
- a CDS encoding ABC transporter ATP-binding protein, whose translation MQEYSRLLKFIKPYRWIFVVAVACMVISTVFSGLQLGMIIPLVDNIFTGKGIPTGSTRLPVFIKDIIIKINSLGSLELLKIIALVIPLVILIKCLSDFGKTYFMSDISQRVIRDIKNKLYRKFQSLSLDFYSRQRTGELTSRITNDVTAIQNSISENLADLVYQSLQVVLFLLIVFFIHWRLASICLVLLPLVMFPVIKIIRKLRKISKNTQEKMADISSMLVETISGIRIVKAFSMESYEINKFNKLSDGLYKLMMKSIRRMAAIAPITEFIGAAMAMFVFYYGARQVMGGVFSFGVFSFFLAALLSLMKPIKKLSRVQAVIQQTLAAAARIFEILDLKPTITEKTEAVTLNPLQRCISFNDIHFSYDNNKVVLSNINLDVSKGEIVAIVGPSGTGKTSLVNLLPRFYDPNKGRVAIDDCDIRDVTLSSVREQIGLVSQETILFNDTVRANIAYGRIGTSDDKIIEASRMANAHCFILELENGYDAIIGERGTKLSGGEKQRLAIARAILKNPPILILDEATSQLDTESEKLVQEAIDRLMKGRTVFVIAHRLSTVKNATRIIVLDKGEIVEQGRHAELISKGGLYKKLYEMQFESTDANK comes from the coding sequence ATGCAGGAATATAGCAGGTTACTTAAGTTTATAAAGCCCTATAGGTGGATATTTGTGGTTGCGGTTGCCTGTATGGTTATTTCTACGGTTTTTTCCGGCCTTCAGTTAGGAATGATCATTCCGTTGGTAGATAATATATTCACCGGCAAAGGAATTCCCACGGGAAGTACCCGCTTGCCGGTTTTTATCAAAGACATTATTATAAAGATAAATTCTTTGGGCTCCCTTGAGTTATTGAAAATAATAGCACTGGTAATACCCTTAGTTATCTTGATTAAATGCTTAAGCGACTTTGGGAAAACCTATTTTATGAGTGATATCAGCCAAAGAGTAATCAGAGATATAAAAAATAAACTATATCGGAAATTCCAAAGCCTTTCTTTAGATTTTTATTCCCGCCAGCGCACCGGAGAGTTAACCTCCCGGATTACCAATGATGTAACCGCAATTCAGAATTCCATTAGCGAGAATCTGGCCGATCTGGTCTATCAATCCCTGCAGGTGGTCTTGTTTTTATTGATAGTCTTTTTTATCCACTGGCGGTTAGCTTCTATCTGCTTGGTTCTTCTTCCGTTGGTAATGTTTCCGGTAATAAAGATTATCAGGAAGTTGCGTAAAATAAGTAAAAATACCCAGGAAAAAATGGCTGATATCTCTTCTATGCTGGTTGAGACTATTTCCGGGATCAGGATTGTAAAGGCATTTTCTATGGAGAGTTACGAGATAAATAAATTCAATAAACTTAGCGACGGTCTCTATAAATTGATGATGAAATCGATCAGGCGAATGGCGGCTATTGCTCCAATAACAGAATTTATTGGCGCGGCAATGGCTATGTTTGTATTTTATTATGGGGCACGGCAGGTGATGGGAGGGGTATTTAGCTTCGGGGTTTTCAGCTTTTTTTTAGCGGCGCTTCTTTCATTGATGAAACCGATTAAGAAATTAAGCAGGGTTCAGGCTGTAATCCAGCAGACATTGGCTGCTGCTGCCAGGATATTTGAAATCCTGGATTTAAAGCCGACGATTACCGAGAAAACAGAGGCTGTAACCTTAAATCCGCTTCAAAGATGTATCTCTTTTAATGATATTCACTTTAGTTATGACAATAATAAAGTTGTATTGAGTAATATAAATTTAGATGTCAGCAAGGGCGAGATAGTCGCCATTGTGGGCCCAAGCGGGACAGGTAAGACAAGCCTGGTTAACCTTCTTCCTCGGTTTTATGACCCGAATAAAGGCAGGGTGGCGATAGATGACTGTGACATAAGGGATGTTACTCTTTCTTCGGTTAGAGAACAAATAGGGCTGGTGAGCCAGGAGACAATTCTGTTTAATGACACCGTCAGAGCGAATATTGCCTATGGAAGGATCGGCACTTCAGATGATAAGATTATCGAGGCATCCAGGATGGCTAATGCGCATTGCTTTATTCTGGAGTTAGAAAACGGTTATGACGCTATAATTGGCGAGCGAGGCACTAAACTATCCGGAGGTGAAAAACAAAGGTTGGCTATAGCGCGGGCGATACTAAAAAATCCTCCTATTTTAATCCTGGATGAGGCTACTTCCCAGTTAGATACAGAATCTGAAAAGCTGGTTCAAGAGGCCATTGATCGGTTGATGAAAGGCCGGACAGTTTTTGTTATTGCCCACCGGCTATCCACTGTCAAAAATGCTACCAGAATAATTGTTTTAGACAAAGGTGAGATTGTAGAGCAGGGCAGGCACGCTGAACTTATTTCTAAAGGTGGTCTATATAAGAAGCTGTACGAGATGCAGTTTGAGAGCACAGACGCAAATAAGTAA
- a CDS encoding Gfo/Idh/MocA family oxidoreductase, whose translation MLNVAVIGVGKLGSKHAQIYSNLNNVNLLGVCDINKQRAESIARQLHVTPFIHYQDLLGKVKGVTISTPTSLHYQIARDFLNSGVNVLIEKPMTLTLSQADRLIKLSEQKRLSLLVGHVERFNSVVHALKKLSRQPKFIEVHRLGAFTPRVTDVGVVLDLMIHDIDIVLALVKSEIKKIETVGINVLSHHHEDIANARITFKNSCIANLTASRLIGKSMRKIRIFQEDTYISLDYLNQSAEIHRKVKNKMVSSSIDIKKEEPLRLEIKEFINYLLNRKSCPYIDREARDALKIALQIVRKLRCQLRNQKK comes from the coding sequence ATGCTAAATGTAGCGGTCATTGGGGTTGGGAAACTGGGCAGTAAGCATGCCCAAATATATTCTAACCTAAATAATGTAAACCTGTTAGGTGTATGTGACATAAACAAACAACGGGCAGAGAGTATAGCCCGACAGCTTCATGTTACCCCTTTTATTCATTACCAAGACCTGCTGGGAAAGGTCAAAGGAGTAACTATATCCACCCCCACCTCTCTTCACTACCAAATAGCCAGAGATTTCCTAAACTCAGGAGTAAATGTCCTGATTGAAAAACCAATGACGCTAACGCTTAGTCAGGCCGACCGATTGATTAAACTATCCGAACAAAAAAGATTAAGCCTCCTGGTAGGTCACGTGGAAAGATTTAATTCTGTAGTCCATGCGCTTAAAAAATTATCCCGTCAGCCCAAATTCATAGAAGTCCACAGATTGGGAGCTTTTACTCCCCGGGTTACTGATGTTGGCGTAGTGCTTGATCTTATGATCCACGATATTGACATTGTCTTAGCCCTGGTCAAGTCTGAAATAAAAAAAATAGAAACTGTCGGTATAAATGTGCTATCTCATCATCATGAAGATATAGCCAACGCCCGGATTACTTTTAAAAACTCCTGCATTGCCAATCTTACCGCCTCCCGCTTAATTGGAAAATCAATGAGAAAAATCAGGATATTCCAGGAGGATACTTATATCTCCTTAGATTATTTGAATCAATCTGCCGAAATTCACAGGAAGGTTAAAAATAAGATGGTAAGCAGCAGTATTGATATAAAAAAGGAGGAGCCTCTTCGGCTGGAAATAAAAGAATTTATAAACTACCTATTAAATAGAAAATCCTGCCCCTATATCGACCGGGAAGCAAGAGATGCCTTAAAAATAGCCCTGCAAATAGTTAGAAAATTAAGATGTCAGCTCAGAAACCAAAAAAAATAA
- the lpxB gene encoding lipid-A-disaccharide synthase yields the protein MSAQKPKKIIIIAGEASGDLHGACLAKSIKALDPKTEILGIGGQLMADAGVKLYYDIVGLAVIGFIEILTNLKKFKSIYNLALEKIDNLKPDAVILIDYPGFNLKIARQIKKRRIPVFYYISPQVWAWGKNRVKTISELVDKMLVVFEFEKEFYKQHGINAAFVGHPLLDTIKPPLEKDQACRIFNLDKTKPIVGILAGSRENEIKRHLTIMLEAARMLKKDIPDIQFIISKPPQIPEDLFNYLLKSSRLSVGTITEKTYNLMNAADLVLVASGTATLEAAISLTPMIIIYKVSPLTYFLIRRLIRIPYIGLVNIVAGKKIMPEFIQYQARPKNISRKAAEFLKDRKTLEQLKGELIKIREKLGGPGASRRAAEIILSSLNKSYL from the coding sequence ATGTCAGCTCAGAAACCAAAAAAAATAATCATCATTGCCGGAGAAGCCTCCGGAGACCTCCATGGAGCCTGTCTAGCCAAGTCTATAAAAGCCTTGGACCCTAAGACAGAAATCTTAGGTATCGGCGGTCAACTAATGGCCGATGCCGGGGTAAAACTTTATTATGATATAGTTGGTTTAGCAGTAATCGGCTTTATAGAAATTCTGACAAACCTGAAAAAATTCAAGTCTATCTATAATCTTGCCTTAGAAAAAATAGATAACCTCAAACCGGATGCTGTTATCCTGATAGATTATCCGGGTTTCAACCTCAAGATTGCCCGCCAAATAAAAAAGAGACGTATTCCTGTTTTTTATTATATCAGCCCTCAGGTATGGGCTTGGGGTAAAAACAGAGTAAAAACCATATCCGAATTAGTCGATAAGATGCTGGTGGTATTCGAATTCGAAAAAGAATTCTATAAACAACATGGAATAAACGCCGCATTTGTCGGCCATCCGCTTTTAGATACCATTAAGCCGCCCCTGGAAAAAGATCAAGCCTGCAGGATATTCAACCTGGATAAGACTAAGCCAATAGTGGGAATACTGGCCGGCTCGAGAGAAAACGAAATCAAGCGGCATTTAACGATTATGCTTGAAGCAGCCAGGATGTTAAAAAAAGATATACCAGATATCCAGTTTATTATTTCTAAACCTCCCCAGATACCCGAAGATTTGTTTAATTATTTGCTTAAAAGTTCCCGGTTATCTGTTGGGACAATAACGGAAAAGACCTACAATTTGATGAACGCAGCTGACTTGGTCCTGGTAGCATCAGGAACAGCTACGCTTGAAGCGGCCATCTCCTTAACCCCGATGATTATTATTTATAAAGTCTCGCCCCTGACCTATTTTTTGATAAGAAGATTGATCAGGATCCCCTATATCGGCCTGGTAAATATCGTGGCCGGAAAAAAAATAATGCCCGAGTTCATTCAATATCAGGCCCGTCCTAAAAATATCTCCCGTAAAGCCGCTGAGTTCTTAAAAGACAGAAAAACCTTAGAGCAGTTAAAAGGTGAGCTTATAAAAATAAGAGAAAAACTCGGGGGCCCCGGCGCAAGCCGCCGCGCAGCCGAAATAATACTATCCTCCCTGAATAAATCCTATCTATAA
- the phoU gene encoding phosphate signaling complex protein PhoU, which yields MERHFDEELKKLNTDLLKMAALAEEAIYKSIEALKNRDEKLAQAVVGDDRKIDELELVVEEKAVDLLALHQPMAVDLRFITTGMKINAELERIADLAVNISQRVLELAHEPLLKPLIDIPKLTVVARKMVKDAIDAFVDRNQNLARQVILSDPEADGLRNLVYDELINDYMVKDGTTAPRAVPLLLIARHLERICDHATNIAEDVIYMVQAKVVKHHPEKIKNNHREL from the coding sequence ATGGAGAGGCATTTTGATGAAGAATTAAAAAAATTAAACACGGATCTGTTAAAAATGGCCGCTTTAGCCGAAGAGGCAATTTATAAATCAATAGAAGCACTGAAGAACCGGGATGAAAAGCTGGCCCAGGCTGTTGTTGGCGATGACCGCAAGATTGACGAATTGGAACTTGTGGTTGAGGAAAAGGCTGTTGACTTATTAGCCCTGCACCAACCTATGGCAGTAGACCTTAGATTTATCACCACAGGAATGAAAATAAATGCGGAGTTGGAAAGGATTGCTGATCTGGCAGTAAACATATCCCAGAGAGTTTTGGAACTGGCGCATGAACCTTTACTTAAGCCGTTAATAGATATCCCTAAATTGACCGTAGTAGCCCGAAAAATGGTAAAAGATGCAATAGATGCTTTTGTAGATCGAAACCAAAATCTAGCCAGGCAGGTTATTCTTTCTGATCCAGAGGCTGATGGATTACGAAATCTGGTTTATGATGAGTTAATAAATGATTATATGGTCAAAGACGGCACAACTGCTCCCCGGGCGGTTCCCCTTCTTTTAATCGCCCGCCATTTGGAAAGAATCTGCGACCATGCTACAAATATTGCCGAAGATGTAATCTATATGGTCCAGGCTAAAGTAGTGAAGCACCATCCTGAAAAGATAAAAAATAACCACAGAGAATTATAG
- the pstB gene encoding phosphate ABC transporter ATP-binding protein PstB — MGKDVRVSIRNLDIWYGNTQAVKNVSLDIKKNKVTAVIGPSGCGKSTLIRAINRMNDIISGAKVEGEIFLDGKNIYGENIDVVAVRKKIGMVFQKSNPFPKSILENVAYGLKINGLIKRKDELTQRVEQSLKDAALWDEVKDRLGDSALDLSGGQQQRLCIARALAIEPEVVLFDEPCSALDPTATAKIEELIQELRKKYTIIIVTHNMQQAARISDFTAFLMLGELIEYDLTNKIFTAPSKKITEDYITGRFG, encoded by the coding sequence ATAGGTAAGGATGTTAGAGTTTCCATTCGTAATTTAGACATTTGGTACGGGAATACACAGGCAGTAAAGAATGTAAGCCTTGATATTAAGAAAAATAAGGTTACTGCTGTCATTGGGCCGTCGGGTTGTGGTAAATCTACACTTATAAGGGCCATTAATCGAATGAATGACATTATCTCTGGGGCAAAGGTTGAAGGAGAAATCTTCTTAGATGGAAAAAATATTTATGGCGAAAACATAGATGTGGTTGCAGTGAGAAAAAAGATTGGGATGGTTTTTCAGAAATCCAATCCTTTTCCTAAGTCCATCCTTGAAAATGTTGCTTATGGGCTTAAAATCAATGGACTTATTAAAAGAAAAGACGAACTTACACAAAGGGTTGAGCAATCTTTGAAAGATGCTGCGCTTTGGGATGAGGTTAAAGATAGGTTGGGTGATTCAGCATTAGATTTATCAGGCGGCCAGCAGCAGCGTCTATGTATTGCCCGCGCCTTAGCAATTGAGCCGGAGGTAGTCCTTTTTGATGAACCCTGTTCTGCATTAGACCCAACCGCTACCGCAAAAATTGAAGAACTGATTCAAGAACTAAGGAAAAAGTATACCATTATCATTGTTACTCACAATATGCAGCAGGCGGCGCGGATTTCTGACTTCACAGCTTTTCTAATGCTCGGAGAACTGATAGAATATGATCTAACGAACAAAATTTTTACCGCTCCTTCTAAGAAAATTACCGAAGATTATATTACCGGAAGGTTTGGGTAA
- the pstA gene encoding phosphate ABC transporter permease PstA, with product MGLKLRKIKEFIGFGALRLATVIILSALFIILYFVAARGIGVISWQFLTQMPCEGMTAGGILPAILGTFYLIICAICFALPLGVASAIYLTEYARQGRLIRMIRIGINNLAGVPSVVFGLFGLAVFVKFFGFGISILSGGLTLGMLILPTIIRASEEALLVVPQSFREASLALGATKWQTIRRVVLPNAISGMLTGSILGVGRAAGETAPILFTAATFYTMRLPRSIFSEVQALPYHIYALMTEGTRPEAQLPIAYGTALVLLFLVLSVDSVAIIIRNGFRRRKKW from the coding sequence ATGGGCTTGAAGCTAAGAAAGATTAAAGAATTTATAGGTTTTGGAGCTTTAAGATTAGCTACAGTAATTATTCTTTCAGCGCTTTTTATTATTCTCTACTTTGTCGCTGCCAGAGGAATAGGAGTGATTAGCTGGCAGTTCTTGACTCAAATGCCTTGTGAAGGAATGACTGCCGGGGGAATCCTGCCGGCAATCTTGGGCACTTTTTATCTGATTATTTGCGCAATTTGCTTTGCTTTGCCTTTAGGCGTGGCCTCAGCAATATATTTAACCGAATACGCAAGGCAGGGAAGATTGATAAGAATGATTCGTATTGGGATAAATAATCTTGCCGGGGTCCCTTCAGTTGTATTTGGGCTTTTTGGATTAGCCGTGTTTGTTAAGTTCTTTGGTTTTGGCATATCGATTTTATCAGGTGGCCTTACGCTGGGAATGTTGATTTTACCCACAATCATTCGTGCTAGCGAAGAAGCATTGTTGGTTGTTCCACAATCTTTTCGCGAAGCTTCTTTGGCTTTAGGCGCAACTAAATGGCAAACTATCCGCAGGGTAGTGCTTCCTAACGCCATCTCAGGAATGTTAACCGGCTCAATATTAGGAGTGGGCAGAGCTGCCGGCGAGACCGCGCCGATACTTTTCACTGCTGCCACCTTTTATACTATGAGACTTCCTCGTTCAATTTTTAGTGAGGTACAGGCGCTTCCATATCACATCTACGCCCTAATGACTGAAGGCACACGTCCGGAGGCTCAGCTTCCTATTGCTTACGGTACAGCGTTAGTTTTGCTTTTTTTGGTCTTAAGTGTAGATTCAGTTGCTATCATTATACGTAATGGATTTAGAAGGAGAAAAAAGTGGTAA
- the pstC gene encoding phosphate ABC transporter permease subunit PstC: MKRAQKENLIRRFFCLFSLVSIFFLLGIVIVLFKEGLPIFRVTSLGKFLLGKFWYPTYEPPDFGILPLLLGSLWVTAGALIIAVPLGVASAIYISEVAHLKIKGLIKPAIELLAGVPSVVYGFFGMVVVAPLVQKFFGLPVGLNAFTASILLGIMAIPTITSISEDAISSVPKSFKEASFALGANRWETTVKVTVPAAAGGISTAVILGMGRAIGETMTVLMVAGGAAVIPCSFFQPVRTMTATIAAEMGETVVGSSHYHALFAVAIVLFLITLTFNIVADILTQKFRKKWA; this comes from the coding sequence ATGAAAAGAGCGCAAAAAGAAAATTTAATCAGAAGATTTTTTTGCCTATTTTCCTTAGTTTCTATTTTTTTTCTTTTGGGAATTGTCATAGTTTTGTTCAAGGAAGGACTACCTATTTTTAGAGTAACATCTTTGGGAAAATTCCTCTTAGGCAAATTCTGGTATCCTACCTATGAGCCGCCTGATTTTGGGATTTTACCTTTGCTTTTGGGATCTCTTTGGGTTACCGCGGGAGCATTAATTATTGCTGTTCCCTTAGGAGTAGCTTCAGCTATTTATATTTCAGAAGTGGCTCATCTCAAAATAAAAGGGCTTATAAAGCCGGCAATAGAGCTTCTTGCAGGTGTTCCTTCCGTGGTTTATGGCTTCTTTGGAATGGTGGTTGTGGCGCCTTTAGTACAGAAATTTTTTGGTTTACCTGTAGGCCTGAATGCCTTTACTGCCTCCATCCTTTTAGGTATTATGGCTATTCCAACTATAACCAGTATTTCAGAGGATGCAATCTCTTCAGTCCCTAAGAGTTTCAAAGAGGCATCTTTTGCCTTAGGGGCAAACAGGTGGGAGACTACTGTTAAAGTAACTGTTCCCGCCGCGGCGGGTGGAATAAGCACCGCCGTTATCTTAGGTATGGGCAGGGCTATTGGCGAGACCATGACTGTGTTGATGGTTGCCGGGGGAGCAGCAGTTATACCTTGTTCTTTTTTTCAACCTGTGCGGACGATGACCGCTACTATCGCTGCTGAGATGGGAGAAACAGTAGTAGGGAGCAGTCACTATCACGCCCTGTTTGCTGTTGCCATAGTGCTTTTTCTGATAACCTTAACCTTTAATATTGTTGCCGATATTTTAACCCAGAAATTCAGGAAAAAATGGGCTTGA
- a CDS encoding phosphate ABC transporter substrate-binding protein, with translation MKRIFSQGLPRLLLGLLVFGLTAQGIYADSNRLVIQGSTTVLPIAQKAAEVFMGKYRGSDISIRGGGSGTGIAALIDGICDIADSSRPMKKKEILKAKGKGINPKPHVVAMDGIAVIVHPSNPVNELSLSQIKDIYTGRISNWSGLGGKNQKIVIISRDVASGTYECFSKLALNKERVRPDALLQASNMAVASTVKRTEGAVGYVGLGYLSLEVKALAIDGVVPSVETVRNGKYPVSRPLFMYTNGKPKGLIKDFIDFVLSKEGQEIAKDQGFVALD, from the coding sequence ATGAAAAGGATTTTTTCGCAAGGATTACCAAGGTTATTACTAGGGTTGCTTGTTTTTGGGTTGACGGCCCAGGGTATCTATGCAGATAGTAACCGGCTTGTTATTCAGGGCTCAACCACGGTTTTACCTATTGCTCAGAAGGCCGCAGAGGTCTTTATGGGAAAGTATCGAGGATCAGATATTTCAATTCGGGGCGGCGGTTCAGGAACAGGTATCGCTGCTTTAATTGACGGGATATGTGATATTGCCGATTCTTCCCGTCCAATGAAAAAGAAAGAAATCTTGAAAGCCAAGGGAAAAGGAATAAATCCCAAACCCCATGTAGTTGCTATGGACGGGATTGCAGTAATTGTTCATCCTTCAAATCCTGTTAATGAACTTTCCCTTTCCCAGATTAAAGATATCTATACGGGTAGAATATCCAACTGGAGCGGGCTTGGAGGTAAAAATCAAAAAATAGTTATAATCTCACGGGATGTTGCCTCAGGGACATATGAGTGTTTCAGTAAGCTGGCCTTAAACAAAGAACGGGTGCGCCCTGATGCTTTACTTCAAGCCTCTAATATGGCAGTGGCCTCGACTGTTAAACGAACGGAGGGTGCTGTTGGTTATGTGGGGTTGGGATATTTAAGTTTAGAAGTTAAAGCCTTGGCTATTGATGGTGTTGTACCTTCAGTTGAAACTGTTCGCAATGGTAAATATCCGGTTTCCCGGCCATTATTTATGTACACAAATGGAAAACCGAAAGGGTTAATAAAAGATTTTATAGATTTTGTTTTGAGCAAAGAGGGGCAAGAGATAGCTAAAGATCAGGGTTTTGTTGCCTTGGATTAG